From the Polaribacter gangjinensis genome, the window CTTTTTGTGCAAGAAAATAAAAGTGAAATTCCGATAATGGAAATTAAAAAATATTTTTTCATGAGTGTAGTTTGATTTTGTAGCTCATAAAACTACAAAACAAAAAAGAGTTTTTGAAGAAATGTTATGTTAATTTCAATTGCATCATTTTTTCTACATGGGATGATTTTTTACTCTCATCAGAAAAATCGATGCAAGGAATGTGGATGTTCTTAAATTTGCTTTATTTTTGCAACCAATTATGAATACAAAAAAACTACAATTAACAGACTGGTTACCAACAACCAACAAAGAAGTAAAGCTTCGAGGTTGGGATGAATTGGACGTAATTTTATTCAGTGGAGATGCTTATGTTGATCATCCTTCTTTTGGACCTGCTGTAATTGGACGTATTTTAGAAAGTTATGGTTTGCGAGTAGCCATAGTACCACAACCCAATGTGAATGACAATTTGCAAGATTTTGAAAAACTAGGCAAACCGCGTTTGTTTTTCGCAGCAACTGGTGGCTGTATGGATCCGATGGTTAGCAATTATACCGCAAGCAAAAAACGACGTGACAAAGATGCATACACTCCTAATGGCGATATTGGTTTTAGACCCGATTATGCAACTACAGTGTATTGCAATATTTTAAAAGAAAAATTTCCTGAGGTGCCTATTTTAATTGGTGGTATTGAAGCTTCTTTGAGACGTGTAACGCATTATGATTATTGGTCAGACAAGTTGATGCCAACCATTTTAGAAACCTCAAAAGCAGATATGTTGGTGTATGGAATGGGAGAGCAGCCTTTACGTGAAATTGTTACGTTGTTGCAAAAAGGCGTTCCTTTTTCGAGTTTAAAAAACATCAAACAAACAGCACTTTTAATCAATCCAAAGGAAGAAAAAATTCCGGTGGTAAATGATTGGGAAGATGTAGAAATCAGTTCGCACGAAGTTTGTTTAAAAGATAAAAAAGCCTACGCTTCTAATTTTAAAGTGGTTGAGCAAGAATCAAACAAGCTGAAAGCGAGACGTATTTTTCAGAAAGTTGGCAATAAAATGCTGATGATCAATCCGCCTTTTCCAACAATGACAGAAGCAGAAATTGATGGCTCTTTTGATTTGCCTTACACACGTTTGCCACATCCAAAATATGACAAACGCGGACCAATTCCTGCGTATGAAATGATTAAATTCTCTATCAATATTCACAGAGGATGTTTTGGCGGATGTAGTTTTTGTACCATTTCTGCACATCAAGGAAAATTTATTGCCAGCAGAAGTCAGGAATCTATTTTAAGAGAAGTTGATAAAGTGGCAAATATGCCTGACTTTAAAGGCTATCTTTCTGATATTGGAGGACCCTCAGCCAACATGTACAAAATGAAAGGAAAAGTGCAAGAAATTTGCGACAAATGTGTGGCTCCTTCTTGTATTTCGCCTGTAATTTGTTCTAATTTAGATACTTCACACAAACCTTTAACGGAGTTGTATCAAGCAGTGGACAAACATCCAAAAGTAAAAAAATCGTTTATTGGTAGTGGCATTCGTCATGACATGTTAGTGCCAGAATTCAATAAAAATGCCGATCCAAAAGAATTGGATGCTTATACAGAAGAGGTGATGACCAAACACGTTTCTGGTCGATTGAAAGTTGCGCCAGAGCATACTTCTGATAATGTGTTGAAATTGATGCGTAAACCCTCATTTACGTATTTTCATAAGTTTAAAGAACGTTTTGATCGCATCAACATCAAGAATAAATTGAACTTGCAATTGATTCCGTATTTTATTTCCAGTCACCCTGCAAGTGAATTGGAAGACATGGCAAATTTGGCTGCTGAAACCAAGAATATGGGCTTTCAATTGGAGCAAGTGCAAGGTTTTACGCCAACTCCAATGACTGTAGCTACTGTAATTTATTACTCTGGTTATCATCCATATACGCTAAAAGAAGTGCCTACTCCAAGAACCAAAAAGGAAAAAGAAGACCAACACAAATTCTTTTTTTGGTACAAAAAAGAAAACAAAGATTGGATTCGCAATACACTTCAAAAAGTAGGCAGAAACGATTTATTACAAGTGTTATTACCTGAAAACAACTCTTGGAAAAAGAACAAAACGACTCATAAAACTGCGCAACACACTTTTGATGATGCGATTCCTTTCAACAAACGTAAGAAAGTAAAACGCTTTTCGGGTAAGAAAAAGTAATCTTTTCTAGACTTGAACTTCTATTTCAAATCTAGAAAAATACCACCATTAATGGATGGATTTGCATATATAATTCTTCCAGAAAGTGCGCTTGTATAATTCAGAGTTACTCCGAGTTTTTTTGTGATATAATAGGCAGTTTCACCACCAATAGCTACATATTCAATGTTGTTGGCAAAAATACTTCCTTGCGAATTTTGTGCCGTTAAAGTTCCGTTTTGTAAAGAGTTTACGCTGTGCAATCTGCCTAAAATCCAAAGTTTATCAAAAAGTTTTATTCCTGATTCAAATCCGAATTGCAATTCATCCGAAAAACCTTGTGTCCTGTTATTAAATCCAATGAATGCTTTTGCGTAGCTTGGTTTTTGAAATAATTGATAGGAAATTCCAGCATCAAGCGTAAGTAATTGGTTGAATTCTCCATCTCCAGTTTGGTAACTTCCATCACTTCCACCAGCATCTTTTCCAGTAGGTAATCCAAATTTAAGCGTTGTTGAAACGGATAAATTCTTTTTCTTGAATACTAAATGTCTCAATCCAATATC encodes:
- a CDS encoding YgiQ family radical SAM protein codes for the protein MNTKKLQLTDWLPTTNKEVKLRGWDELDVILFSGDAYVDHPSFGPAVIGRILESYGLRVAIVPQPNVNDNLQDFEKLGKPRLFFAATGGCMDPMVSNYTASKKRRDKDAYTPNGDIGFRPDYATTVYCNILKEKFPEVPILIGGIEASLRRVTHYDYWSDKLMPTILETSKADMLVYGMGEQPLREIVTLLQKGVPFSSLKNIKQTALLINPKEEKIPVVNDWEDVEISSHEVCLKDKKAYASNFKVVEQESNKLKARRIFQKVGNKMLMINPPFPTMTEAEIDGSFDLPYTRLPHPKYDKRGPIPAYEMIKFSINIHRGCFGGCSFCTISAHQGKFIASRSQESILREVDKVANMPDFKGYLSDIGGPSANMYKMKGKVQEICDKCVAPSCISPVICSNLDTSHKPLTELYQAVDKHPKVKKSFIGSGIRHDMLVPEFNKNADPKELDAYTEEVMTKHVSGRLKVAPEHTSDNVLKLMRKPSFTYFHKFKERFDRINIKNKLNLQLIPYFISSHPASELEDMANLAAETKNMGFQLEQVQGFTPTPMTVATVIYYSGYHPYTLKEVPTPRTKKEKEDQHKFFFWYKKENKDWIRNTLQKVGRNDLLQVLLPENNSWKKNKTTHKTAQHTFDDAIPFNKRKKVKRFSGKKK
- a CDS encoding transporter, yielding MKQIQVVFAVGCMLMFQQSFSQWTNGKGKAYYKLAAWSLVADQHYTNTGEIDPNATRGNFTLSLYGEYGLTNKLDIITYIPFFTRIYQNAQVSGITGNVLQPGESLNAFGDLDIGLRHLVFKKKNLSVSTTLKFGLPTGKDAGGSDGSYQTGDGEFNQLLTLDAGISYQLFQKPSYAKAFIGFNNRTQGFSDELQFGFESGIKLFDKLWILGRLHSVNSLQNGTLTAQNSQGSIFANNIEYVAIGGETAYYITKKLGVTLNYTSALSGRIIYANPSINGGIFLDLK